In a genomic window of Jaculus jaculus isolate mJacJac1 chromosome 8, mJacJac1.mat.Y.cur, whole genome shotgun sequence:
- the LOC101600056 gene encoding zinc finger protein 57 homolog yields the protein MSETFKNLASVDVITKFEQEERGQRNIDLSPSNTTGLLSGGKKEEHQERGHNLRCNGSRDKISLTCRGAGQIPHSVPAGTMDRTPASQAGPPLSCHICGRRFSKSSHLHSHQLVLSSKWANSCNQCGKLFWSSKAITYHRCLHCRERPFCYTLCDKTYCDASGLSHHRRVHMGYRPHSCPMCGKCFQDQSEVKRHKKIHQNHKPVAGHQKHIKITDIAAGFQAPILQCQESIQELVDMNQASVARTKEPIFKIKGSRTRTQRANNRTSCLDIRSNSPVKHSRFIQVFSCSHCPLIFSKKIHLSNYQKTHFIEQSNHCFYCGKSFRSFSQLVNHQQTHWKQKIYCCPICDLCFGEKEGLLGHWRSYKVKGQGTGSPHQCWVILGQWLGFFCDSPQVERIGNMEEMDLLGTSEEKGNGRKHCRKTRQSRQ from the coding sequence ATGTCAGAAACCTTCAAGAACTTGGCATCTGTGGATGTGATCACCAAGTTCGAGCAAGAAGAGAGGGGACAGAGGAATATAgatctctctccctcaaacacaACAGGTCTGCTTTCAGGAGGCAAGAAGGAGGAACATCAAGAACGAGGTCATAATCTGAGATGTAATGGGAGTCGTGATAAGATCTCACTTACTTGCAGAGGGGCAGGCCAGATCCCACACTCTGTTCCAGCTGGGACTATGGATAGGACCCCAGCGTCACAAGCTGGGCCACCTTTATCCTGTCACATCTGTGGCAGGCGTTTCAGTAAGAGCTCCCACCTCCATAGTCACCAGCTTGTTCTCAGCTCTAAGTGGGCTAATAGCTGCAACCAGTGTGGGAAGTTATTTTGGAGTTCCAAGGCTATCACTTACCACAGGTGCCTGCATTGTAGGGAAAGGCCTTTCTGTTACACACTCTGTGACAAGACCTATTGTGATGCTTCTGGATTGAGCCATCACCGACGTGTACATATGGGCTATAGGCCTCATTCATGCCCCATGTGTGGAAAGTGCTTCCAGGACCAGTCTGAGGTCAAGCGCCATAAGAAGATTCACCAGAATCACAAGCCAGTGGCTGGACACCAGAAACATATAAAGATTACAGATATAGCAGCTGGATTCCAGGCACCTATCCTCCAGTGCCAAGAGTCCATCCAGGAACTTGTGGATATGAACCAGGCATCAGTTGCCAGGACCAAGGAACCTATATTTAAAATCAAGGGTTCTAGGACCAGGACCCAGAGAGCTAACAATAGAACTTCTTGCCTGGATATCAGATCCAACTCTCCAGTGAAGCATTCAAGGTTCATTCAAGTCTTCTCTTGTTCCCATTGTCCCTTGATTTTTAGCAAgaaaatccatctctccaactacCAGAAGACCCACTTCATAGAGCAATCCAACCACTGCTTCTATTGTGGCAAGTCCTTTAGGTCATTCTCCCAGCTGGTCAACCACCAACAGACCCACTGGAAGCAGAAAATCTACTGTTGCCCCATCTGTGACCTTTGCTTTGGGGAGAAGGAAGGCCTTCTGGGTCACTGGAGGAGCTATAAAGTCAAAGGACAGGGCACAGGCAGCCCACATCAATGCTGGGTGATCTTGGGACAGTGGCTTGGCTTCTTTTGTGATTCCCCACAGGTAGAAAGAATTGGaaacatggaagaaatggatCTCTTAGGAACCTCAGAAGAAAAGGGTAATGGGAGAAAACATTGCAGGAAGACAAGGCAAAGCAGGCAGTAA